One window of Papaver somniferum cultivar HN1 chromosome 9, ASM357369v1, whole genome shotgun sequence genomic DNA carries:
- the LOC113310840 gene encoding probable glutamate carboxypeptidase AMP1 yields the protein MAQPLHANASSSMVLSSASCTLVFVVFLCILGLYTLQNHSTTTTSTENHQNYQKDFLHFQEIFLTSSSNYTISSYLRELTQHPHIAGTQSSLKTVEYVHKHFKDLNFETHTVNFEALLSYPVHSSLSLHFSNGTSKELSLTELGQLGKIVVPFHAYSPSGKTMAKMVFANYGRIEDYNKLIDLGVNVSGSVVIARRGEVLSRAGIVERAAENGAVALLMYTEGGDGKTTRFNGGVERGTVMKGLGDPLSPGWGGIEGGEKLGVKDNQVMKRFPKIPSMPISVENAEMILEGLEGPKVPDEWKVTLKSKVGRVGPGPTLVNFTYQEEKREATIHNVFAVIKGWEEPDRYVLLGNHRDAWTYGAVDPNSGTAALLDIARRYALLMRYGWVPRRTIILCSWDAEEFGMVGSTEWVEQNLVNLGSKAVTYLNVDCAVQGPGFFARATPQLDNLIIAVTKKIKDPDSEDMEVYQTWFARNSGIDIQRLGGVDSDYASFLQHAGVPSIDLYYGKDFPVYHTAFDSFDWMTMYGDPLFRRHVTVSGIWGLLALHLADDLILPFDYSAYATKLQDYAKTLENLLGSDLDLRPITSAIQEFTIAAKEVESEAKELREQITSDDLLIMKRRSLNDKMMLAERGFLDPEGLQGRQWFKHLVYGPPEDDESKLVIFPGIADAISRAARMPKEQQEERKSAIQHETWKVARAIQRASIALKGELF from the exons ATGGCTCAACCTCTGCACGCAAACGCTTCTTCAAGTATGGTTTTATCTTCAGCTTCATGTACCCTAGTTTTTGTAGTGTTTCTATGCATTTTAGGGTTATATACCTTACAAAatcattcaacaacaacaacttcaacgGAAAACCATCAAAATTATCAAAAAGATTTCCTTCATTTTCAAGAAATTTTCTTAACTTCATCTAGTAATTATACCATTTCATCTTACCTGAGAGAACTAACCCAGCACCCACATATAGCAGGAACCCAATCTTCATTAAAAACAGTAGAATATGTTCATAAACATTTCAAAGACTTAAATTTTGAAACCCATACTGTAAATTTTGAGGCTTTACTTTCTTACCCGGTACACTCTTCGTTATCATTGCATTTTAGTAATGGGACATCAAAGGAATTATCTTTAACAGAATTAGGTCAGTTAGGTAAAATTGTAGTACCATTTCATGCGTATTCGCCTTCTGGAAAAACAATGGCTAAAATGGTTTTTGCTAATTATGGTAGAATTGAAGATTATAATAAACTTATTGATTTAGGGGTTAATGTTAGTGGGTCTGTTGTAATTGCAAGAAGAGGGGAGGTTCTATCTAGGGCAGGGATTGTGGAAAGAGCTGCAGAGAATGGAGCAGTGGCTTTGTTGATGTATACAGAAGGCGGTGATGGGAAAACAACAAGGTTTAATGGTGGTGTGGAGAGAGGTACCGTTATGAAAGGATTAGGAGATCCATTATCACCTGGTTGGGGTGGGATTGAAGGTGGTGAGAAATTAGGGGTAAAAGATAATCAAGTTATGAAAAGATTTCCTAAAATTCCATCTATGCCCATATCTGTTGAGAATGCTGAGATGATTTTAGAAGGCTTAGAGGGACCTAAGGTGCCTGATGAATGGAAGGTGACTCTAAAATCTAAGGTTGGAAGAGTTGGTCCAGGGCCAACTTTGGTCAACTTCACTTACCAG gAGGAGAAAAGGGAAGCAACAATACATAATGTTTTTGCAGTAATAAAAGGATGGGAAGAGCCAGATCGGTATGTCCTTCTGGGAAACCACAGAGACGCTTGGACATATGGTGCTGTTGACCCCAATAGTGGAACTGCAGCCCTTCTTGACATTGCTCGACGATACGCCCTGCTGATGCGGTATGGGTGGGTCCCACGGAGGACTATTATTCTCTGCAGTTGGGATGCCGAAGAGTTTGGGATG GTCGGATCTACTGAATGGGTTGAGCAGAACCTTGTGAACTTGGGATCTAAAGCTGTTACATACCTTAATGTTGACTGTGCAGTTCAAGGGCCAGGGTTTTTTGCCCGTGCAACTCCTCAACTAGACAATCTCATTATTGCTGTTACGAAAAAG ATTAAGGATCCTGATTCGGAGGACATGGAAGTATACCAGACATGGTTTGCTAGAAACAGTGGAATCGAT ATTCAGAGGCTCGGTGGAGTTGATTCTGATTATGCTTCATTTTTGCAACATGCAGGCGTTCCATCAATTGATTTGTACTACGGAAAAG ATTTTCCCGTCTATCACACTGCTTTCGATTCCTTTGATTGGATGACCATGTACGGGGATCCACTATTTCGCCGTCATGTGACTG TTTCCGGTATATGGGGACTTTTAGCCCTTCACCTTGCTGATGATCTTATCTTACCATTTGACTACTCGGCTTATGCTACTAAGTTGCAG gATTATGCGAAAACTTTGGAGAACTTGTTGGGAAGTGATCTAGATCTACGTCCCATAACCTCAGCCATCCAGGAATTTACCATTGCAGCTAAAGAAGTTGAATCAGAAGCGAAG GAACTAAGAGAGCAAATTACCAGCGATGACTTACTGATAATGAAGAGACGGTCCTTGAATGATAAAATGATGCTTGCAGAGAGAGGTTTTTTGGATCCAGAGGGTCTTCAAGGAAGGCAATGGTTCAAGCATTTG GTATACGGACCTCCCGAAGATGATGAAAGCAAGCTGGTTATCTTTCCTGGGATAGCTGATGCCATTTCTAGAGCAGCTAGAAtgcctaaagaacaacaagaagaaaggAAGTCAGCAATCCAACATGAGACATGGAAGGTTGCTAGAGCGATTCAAAGGGCTTCTATTGCTCTTAAAGGAGAACTCTTTTAA
- the LOC113310494 gene encoding dihydropyrimidine dehydrogenase (NADP(+)), chloroplastic-like, protein MASLSSAHVRGGNSSLLEFPKLRRSNYGRTSVSRVGFRVFASQAKQEPDLSVTVNGLHMPNPFVIGSGPPGTNYTVMKRAFDEGWGAVIAKTVSLDASKVVNVTPRYARLRAGGTNGSAKGEIIGWQNIELISDRPLETMLKEFKQLKKEYPDRILIASIMEEYDRGAWEELIDRVEESGVDALELNFSCPHGMPERRMGAAVGQDCALVEEVCGWVNAKAIVPVWAKMTPNITDITQPARIALRTGCEGVAAINTIMSVMGINLTSLRPEPCVEGYSTPGGYSCKAVHPIALGKVMNIAQMMKSEFADKDCSLSGIGGVETGGDAAEFILLGANTVQVCTGVMMHGYGLVKKLSEELKDFMRKHNFTSIEDFRGVSLPYFTTHTDLVHRQREAIKQRKAIRLGLQSDKDWTGDGFVEETESMVSNQ, encoded by the exons ATGGCATCTTTAAGTTCAGCTCATGTTCGAGGAGGAAATTCCAGTCTATTAGAATTTCCTAAACTTAGACGATCAAATTATGGTAGAACAAGTGTCAGCAGGGTTGGTTTTAGAGTTTTTGCTTCTCAAGCAAAACAAGAACCAGATCTAAGTGTAACTGTTAATGGATTGCATATGCCAAATCCTTTCGTTATTGGTTCTGGACCTCCTGGTACTAATTACACTGTCATGAAGAGAGCTTTTGATGAAGGTTGGGGTGCCGTCATCGCCAAAACG GTATCTCTGGATGCTTCTAAAGTCGTCAATGTAACCCCCCGTTATGCTCGTCTCCGAGCGGGAGGAACGAATGGATCTGCGAAAGGAGAAATTATTGGGTGGCAAAATATTGAGCTCATTAGTGATCGACCTCTTGAAACTATGTTAAAAGAGTTTAAGCAGTTAAAAAAAGAGTACCCTGACCGTATCTTAATTGCTTCAATCATGGAGGAATATGACAGGGGTGCCTGGGAAGAACTTATTGACCGAGTTGAGGAATCTGGAGTG GATGCCCTTGAACTCAATTTCTCATGTCCTCATGGTATGCCCGAGCGGAGGATGGGCGCTGCTGTAGGGCAAGACTGTGCGTTAGTGGAGGAGGTATGTGGATGGGTGAACGCAAAAGCCATAGTACCTGTATGGGCAAAGATGACTCCAAACATCACCGATATTACACAG CCAGCGAGGATCGCCCTGAGAACAGGGTGCGAAGGGGTTGCTGCTATTAACACAATCATGAGTGTCATGGGAATTAATCTAACTAGTTTACGTCCAGAGCCTTGTGTTGAAGG GTACTCCACCCCTGGAGGCTATTCGTGCAAGGCAGTTCATCCTATTGCACTTGGAAAGGTCATGAACATTGCTCAAATGATGAAATCAGAATTTGCTGACAAGGATTGCTCACTTTCTGGTATTGGAGGAGTTGAGACCGGTGGGGATGCAGCTGAATTTATTCTTCTTGGAGCAAATACAGTTCAG GTTTGCACCGGTGTAATGATGCATGGGTATGGACTTGTAAAGAAACTTTCCGAGGAGTTGAAAGATTTCATGAGAAAGCACAATTTCACTTCAATAGAAGATTTTAGAGG GGTTTCTTTACCGTACTTCACCACTCATACCGACTTGGTACATAGGCAGAGAGAAGCGATTAAACAGAGGAAAGCTATCAGGCTAGGTCTACAATCCGACAAGGATTGGACAGGAGATGGTTTTGTGGAGGAAACCGAGAGCATGGTGTCTAACCAATAA